The genomic interval AGCATAAACCATATATACATAAATTTGAAAAAGAAAAGACAGAGAAGCATGTAAAAACTGAAAAGGTTGAAAAGTCTGAAAAAGTTGAAAAAATAGAGAAAATAGAAAAGCTTGCTCATACTGAACAAGAGAAAGAAATTTCAGAAAAAGTTGCTTTTTTTGTTGAAAAAATGAAGCTAGACATAAAATATAAAATCAGAAGAGTTAAAGAAAGACTTTATGTTGTAGAATTTTTTGGTAAAGATAATGCATTAATAATAGGACAAAAAGGTAAAACTTTAAATAGTTTTGAATATCTTTTAAATTCAATGATAAAAAATTGTAAAATTGAAATAGATGTTGAAAAGTTTAAAGAAAAAAGAAATGATACTCTAAGAGTATTAGCAAAAAGAATGGCAGAAAAAGTTTCAAAAACAGGAAAGACTGTAAGACTTAATGCTATGCCACCAAGAGAAAGAAAAGTTATACATGAAGTTGTTAACAAATATCCTGATTTGGACACTTTCAGTGAGGGAAGAGATCCAAAGAGATATATAGTTATAAAAAAGAAAAGATAGAAAAGTGAGGTTAAGAGTATGTTATTAGATACTATTGCTGCTATTTCTACTCCTAGGGGAGAGGGCGGAATTAGCATAGTTAGAATGTCTGGTCAAGATTCTCTTAATATACTTGAAAAGATCTTCAGAGCCAAGAATAAAAAAGTTAGTGAATTAAAAAACTATTCTATAAATTATGGTCATATTATTGATAATGAACATATAGTAGATGAAGTTTTAGTTAGTATTATGAAAGCACCTAATACTTATACAAGAGAAGACATTGTTGAAATAAACTGTCATGGGGGATTTCTTGTAACTGAGCAAGTCTTACAAGTTGTACTGAAGAACGGAGCAAGAATTGCTGAAATTGGAGAATTTACTAAAAGAGCTTTTTTAAACGGAAGAATAGATTTAACACAGGCCGAAGCCGTAATAGATGTTATACACGGAAAGACAGAGAAATCTCTGTCTTTATCTTTAAATCAGCTTAGAGGAGACTTAAGAGATAAGATAGCAACAATAAAAAAATCAGTTCTAGATTTAGCTGCACACATTAATGTAGTACTAGATTATCCTGAAGAAGGAATAGATGATCCTGTTCCAGAAAATTTAGTTGATAATCTAAAGAAAGCCTCAGCTGAGATAAAAGATTTGATTTCATCTTATGACAAGGGAAAAATTATAAAAGATGGAATAAAAACTGCTATTATAGGTAAGCCAAATGTAGGAAAATCAAGTATATTAAATTCTTTATTGAGAGAAGATAGAGCCATAGTAACTCATATTCCAGGTACAACAAGAGATATAATAGAGGAAGTTATCAATATAAACGGTATACCACTATTACTTGTGGATACAGCTGGAATAAGGAATACAGATGATATAGTTGAAAATATTGGAGTAGAAAAATCAAAAGAACTTATTAATAGTGCTGATTTGATTTTATATGTAATAGATACTTCAAGAGAAATAGATGAAGAAGATTTTAGAATTTATGACATTATCAACACTGATAAAGTTATAGGAATTTTAAATAAAATTGATATCAAAAAAGAAATAGATTTATCTAAATTTCCTAAAATTGATAAGTGGATAGAAATATCAGCACTTTCAAAGATAGGAATTGATAATTTAGAAGATGAAATCTATAAATATATTATGAATGAAAATGTGGAAGATAGTTCACAAAAATTAGTTATTACCAATGTTAGACATAAGTCTGCACTTGAAAAAACAAATGAAGCACTTTTAAATATTATTGAAACTATTGACATTGGACTGCCTATGGATTTAATGGCTGTAGATATAAAAGATGCTTTAGATTCTTTATCAGAAGTTACAGGAGAAATTTCAAGTGAAGATTTATTAGATCATATTTTTAGTAATTTCTGCGTAGGAAAATAAAGAATTAAAAAAGAAATCTAATTAGGACTACTTGTCTGCCATTAGTGTTTCGAGAGCTCCACAAAGGCTCTCTCAACAATAATGGACGTCGCAGTAGTCCTATAAAAATATGGTTAAAAATATAATAATTCAATTATTTTTTGCATTTAAAATTAAAGTATAATTTAACTACTTTTTTAATTGAGAAAAATATGAATGAGTGAATAGAAGGAAGATGAAGATAATGGATAAGGATTATGATGTTATAGTTGTAGGAGCAGGACATGCTGGAGTTGAAGCAGCACTAGCAAGTGCAAGACTTGGAAATAAAGTAGCTCTTATAACTCTATATTTAGATACAATTTCAATGATGTCTTGTAATCCCTCAATAGGAGGACCAGGAAAGAGTAACCTTGTAACAGAAATAGATGTTCTTGGTGGAGAAATGGGAAGACATATAGATGAATTTAATC from Fusobacterium pseudoperiodonticum carries:
- the mnmE gene encoding tRNA uridine-5-carboxymethylaminomethyl(34) synthesis GTPase MnmE, which codes for MLLDTIAAISTPRGEGGISIVRMSGQDSLNILEKIFRAKNKKVSELKNYSINYGHIIDNEHIVDEVLVSIMKAPNTYTREDIVEINCHGGFLVTEQVLQVVLKNGARIAEIGEFTKRAFLNGRIDLTQAEAVIDVIHGKTEKSLSLSLNQLRGDLRDKIATIKKSVLDLAAHINVVLDYPEEGIDDPVPENLVDNLKKASAEIKDLISSYDKGKIIKDGIKTAIIGKPNVGKSSILNSLLREDRAIVTHIPGTTRDIIEEVININGIPLLLVDTAGIRNTDDIVENIGVEKSKELINSADLILYVIDTSREIDEEDFRIYDIINTDKVIGILNKIDIKKEIDLSKFPKIDKWIEISALSKIGIDNLEDEIYKYIMNENVEDSSQKLVITNVRHKSALEKTNEALLNIIETIDIGLPMDLMAVDIKDALDSLSEVTGEISSEDLLDHIFSNFCVGK
- a CDS encoding protein jag; the encoded protein is MEKTIEIKAIDKEKALKRALNILGVELTDNETVDIVEKVAPRKKFFGLLGIEPGIYDVSIKTKQEEKKEVKEHKEHKPYIHKFEKEKTEKHVKTEKVEKSEKVEKIEKIEKLAHTEQEKEISEKVAFFVEKMKLDIKYKIRRVKERLYVVEFFGKDNALIIGQKGKTLNSFEYLLNSMIKNCKIEIDVEKFKEKRNDTLRVLAKRMAEKVSKTGKTVRLNAMPPRERKVIHEVVNKYPDLDTFSEGRDPKRYIVIKKKR